A section of the Acidobacterium capsulatum ATCC 51196 genome encodes:
- a CDS encoding UDP-N-acetylmuramoyl-tripeptide--D-alanyl-D-alanine ligase: MKLTLEQIARWCSAELRSSQPARPATGYSIDSRTLATDDLFFAVKGDRFDGHDFVAAAIHRGAVGAVVSRARAAELLPLIDHASLLLVDDPLAALQQLAAAVRRHWGKRVVGVTGSAGKTTTKEAIAAVLGAGYRVLKSQGNLNNNFGLPLQLLRLDTEDEIAVIEMGMNHAGEITALARIAMPDWGVVTNVGKAHVENFTDGIAGVARAKYELVQALPAEGIAFLNCDDAYVSQFGRDFHGRVILFGRGPCAHLRVEQLENLGAEGTRLTVSAEGRCATLHLHLLGEHNVSNALAALAVGLAAEIPLEIGARALESLRADEKRGQIIPWRGASIVNDCYNSNPEALKAMIATLMGMPGNRHILVAGEMLELGAEAPALHAACGEAAAAAKVDIVVGVRGAASQIVDAARRAGADAVYVETPEDAGIWLKANLREGDAVLLKASRGVRLERALDVLQAEDSGTLA; encoded by the coding sequence ATGAAACTGACGCTCGAACAGATTGCCCGCTGGTGCTCTGCGGAATTGCGATCCTCGCAGCCCGCTCGTCCGGCCACCGGCTACTCGATCGATTCGCGCACGCTGGCGACGGACGATCTCTTCTTCGCCGTCAAGGGCGACCGCTTTGATGGGCACGACTTTGTCGCGGCAGCCATCCATCGCGGGGCCGTCGGCGCAGTCGTCTCGCGTGCTCGCGCGGCAGAGCTGTTGCCGCTGATCGATCACGCATCGCTCCTTCTGGTGGACGACCCGCTCGCGGCTCTGCAGCAGCTCGCCGCAGCCGTGCGCCGCCACTGGGGCAAGCGCGTGGTCGGCGTCACCGGCTCAGCCGGCAAAACCACCACCAAAGAGGCCATTGCCGCTGTGCTTGGCGCAGGCTACCGCGTCCTCAAGTCGCAGGGCAATCTCAACAACAACTTTGGCCTGCCGCTGCAGTTGCTGCGTCTCGACACCGAAGACGAAATCGCCGTCATTGAGATGGGCATGAATCATGCCGGTGAAATCACGGCTCTTGCCCGCATCGCCATGCCCGACTGGGGCGTCGTGACCAACGTCGGCAAGGCGCATGTCGAAAACTTCACTGATGGCATCGCCGGGGTGGCCCGCGCCAAATATGAGCTGGTGCAGGCATTGCCCGCCGAGGGCATCGCATTTCTGAACTGCGATGATGCCTATGTCTCGCAATTTGGCCGCGACTTTCACGGGCGCGTCATCCTTTTTGGCCGCGGCCCCTGCGCCCATCTGCGTGTAGAGCAACTGGAAAATCTCGGTGCGGAGGGCACACGTCTTACCGTATCCGCCGAGGGCCGCTGCGCCACGCTGCACCTGCATCTGCTGGGCGAGCACAATGTTTCGAACGCCTTGGCGGCACTGGCCGTCGGCCTTGCGGCTGAAATTCCGCTCGAGATCGGCGCGCGTGCCCTCGAATCGCTGCGAGCCGATGAGAAGCGTGGGCAAATCATTCCGTGGCGGGGCGCTTCCATTGTCAACGACTGCTATAACTCCAACCCTGAGGCACTGAAAGCGATGATTGCCACGCTGATGGGCATGCCCGGCAACCGTCATATATTGGTGGCTGGCGAAATGCTCGAGCTCGGCGCGGAAGCCCCGGCCCTGCACGCCGCCTGTGGCGAGGCTGCCGCAGCCGCCAAGGTGGATATCGTCGTGGGCGTCCGAGGTGCAGCCTCGCAGATCGTCGATGCCGCCCGTCGCGCCGGTGCCGATGCCGTCTACGTCGAAACGCCGGAAGACGCGGGCATCTGGCTCAAGGCAAACCTGCGTGAGGGCGATGCCGTGCTGCTCAAGGCCTCGCGCGGCGTTCGCCTCGAGCGTGCGCTCGATGTGTTGCAGGCAGAGGATTCCGGCACGCTGGCGTAG